Proteins encoded by one window of Acetivibrio thermocellus ATCC 27405:
- the hypE gene encoding hydrogenase expression/formation protein HypE gives MKINMSHGSGGKQTSDLINRIFLKHFGNNILNRLEDAAVLDIKGKIAYTTDSFVVTPLFFKGGDIGKLAVCGTVNDICMMGAIPKYLTAGFIIEEGAEIETIDKIALSMKLAAEEAGIKIVAGDTKVIEGHGGIYINTSGIGEIVKSGISISNCQKGDVIILSGNLGDHHAAVMSERMEIENNIKSDCAPLVQIVKNLIESNIEIHCMRDITRGGLATVLNEISSASNCGIEIHEAVLPISNEVRGFCSILGLDPLYMANEGKMIAVIPENEANKALEVIRKSKYGENAQIIGRIVDGSGVTMITTLQGNRILDILYGEGLPRIC, from the coding sequence ATGAAAATAAACATGTCCCACGGCAGCGGCGGAAAACAGACAAGCGATTTAATAAACCGGATATTTTTAAAGCATTTCGGCAACAACATATTAAACAGGCTTGAAGATGCCGCAGTGCTGGATATAAAGGGTAAAATTGCCTATACCACCGATTCCTTTGTGGTAACTCCCCTGTTTTTCAAGGGCGGTGACATTGGAAAACTTGCCGTTTGCGGCACAGTAAACGACATTTGCATGATGGGCGCCATTCCAAAATACCTCACGGCAGGCTTTATCATTGAGGAAGGAGCGGAAATTGAAACCATTGATAAAATTGCCCTTTCAATGAAGCTTGCCGCGGAAGAAGCAGGAATCAAAATTGTTGCGGGAGACACCAAAGTAATCGAAGGCCACGGCGGAATCTATATAAACACATCCGGTATCGGTGAAATAGTAAAAAGCGGCATCAGTATTTCCAATTGCCAAAAAGGCGATGTCATCATACTTTCAGGCAATTTGGGCGACCACCACGCCGCTGTAATGTCGGAGCGAATGGAGATTGAGAACAATATAAAAAGCGACTGCGCTCCCCTTGTCCAAATAGTAAAAAATCTGATTGAAAGCAATATAGAAATCCATTGCATGCGGGACATAACCAGGGGCGGTCTTGCAACAGTGCTCAACGAAATATCGTCAGCCTCAAACTGCGGCATTGAGATACACGAAGCCGTTTTGCCCATCAGCAATGAAGTAAGAGGATTTTGCAGTATCCTCGGGCTTGACCCCCTTTATATGGCAAACGAAGGGAAAATGATAGCCGTTATACCCGAAAATGAGGCTAACAAGGCTCTTGAAGTAATCAGAAAAAGCAAATACGGAGAAAACGCCCAAATTATCGGTCGTATTGTGGACGGAAGCGGAGTAACCATGATTACAACCCTTCAAGGAAACAGGATATTGGACATTCTGTATGGCGAAGGACTTCCCCGCATTTGCTAA
- the hypD gene encoding hydrogenase formation protein HypD yields the protein MKTLEAIKKELGEYEGKNIKIMEVCGTHTSSIFKNGIRSLISPRIQLISGPGCPVCVTASSYIDRLVEYSLKDNHCVLTFGDMMKVKGHKLSLTEAKATGGNVKILYSPLSAVKIAIKSPETQFIFAAVGFETTAPIYALMIEEIIKNNIKNLKLMTSIKTIIPAISYICENEKNIDAFLCPGHVSVIIGSSVYTDMALKYRKPFVIGGFEGGHIIAAIYEIIRQISNNEYSMKNMYQSAVSPEGNQKAKSLIDKYFEAADDYWRGIGIIKNSGLRLRTEYRDFDAGSTIFEDADAAPSGCKCADVILGRITPAQCPLFGKACTPLNAVGACMVSSEGACGIWYRNCEV from the coding sequence ATGAAGACGCTTGAAGCTATAAAAAAGGAGCTTGGAGAATACGAGGGCAAAAACATTAAAATAATGGAAGTCTGCGGCACCCACACTTCCAGCATTTTTAAGAACGGGATCCGAAGCCTTATCTCCCCTCGTATACAGCTTATTTCGGGACCGGGCTGCCCTGTATGCGTGACGGCCTCATCCTACATTGACAGGCTTGTAGAATATTCTCTAAAGGACAACCATTGTGTTTTGACTTTCGGTGACATGATGAAGGTAAAGGGACACAAACTTTCTCTTACCGAGGCAAAAGCAACGGGGGGAAATGTAAAAATCCTCTATTCTCCCCTCAGTGCGGTAAAAATTGCAATCAAAAGCCCTGAGACCCAATTTATTTTTGCCGCAGTGGGGTTTGAGACCACAGCCCCTATTTATGCGCTGATGATTGAAGAAATAATTAAGAATAATATAAAAAACCTGAAACTGATGACTTCGATTAAGACCATTATACCTGCGATTTCATATATTTGCGAAAATGAAAAAAATATAGACGCTTTTCTCTGCCCCGGTCATGTCAGTGTTATCATCGGCTCCTCGGTTTATACCGATATGGCGTTAAAATACCGCAAGCCTTTTGTGATAGGCGGTTTCGAGGGTGGGCATATTATAGCGGCAATTTATGAAATAATCCGCCAGATTTCAAACAATGAATACAGTATGAAAAACATGTATCAAAGTGCTGTAAGCCCTGAGGGAAATCAAAAGGCGAAATCTTTGATTGACAAATATTTTGAAGCTGCAGACGACTATTGGCGGGGAATCGGAATAATAAAAAACTCGGGGCTAAGGCTAAGAACGGAATACAGGGATTTTGATGCCGGGAGCACAATTTTTGAAGATGCTGACGCTGCACCTTCGGGCTGTAAATGTGCTGATGTAATACTGGGAAGAATAACCCCTGCACAATGCCCTCTGTTCGGCAAGGCCTGCACTCCGTTAAATGCCGTCGGAGCATGCATGGTTTCTTCAGAGGGCGCCTGCGGAATCTGGTACAGAAATTGTGAGGTGTAG
- a CDS encoding HypC/HybG/HupF family hydrogenase formation chaperone: MCVAVPGKIVEISGDTAKVDVLGNICEANIKLVSAKIGDYVLIHAGCAIEVLKKDMAEEILSLFDELGEEQNEDA; the protein is encoded by the coding sequence ATGTGTGTTGCAGTACCCGGCAAAATAGTGGAAATTAGCGGAGACACAGCAAAGGTTGACGTTCTCGGAAACATCTGCGAAGCAAATATCAAGCTGGTTTCGGCTAAAATAGGGGATTATGTGCTGATTCATGCCGGTTGCGCCATTGAAGTTCTTAAAAAGGACATGGCGGAAGAAATATTGTCGCTTTTTGATGAACTTGGGGAGGAGCAAAATGAAGACGCTTGA